Proteins from a single region of Lampris incognitus isolate fLamInc1 chromosome 16, fLamInc1.hap2, whole genome shotgun sequence:
- the gyg1a gene encoding glycogenin-1a has product MADQAFVTLATNDNYAKGAMVLGQSLRNHTTTEKLVALIGPRVTEPYRTTLNSIFDEVCLVDIMDSKDTAHLAMMKRPDLGITFTKLHCWTLTHYSKCVFMDADTLVLSNIDELFEREELSAAPDPGWPDCFNSGVFVFRPSNETHEKLVKFCSEKGSFDGGDQGVLNSFFNTWATADISKHLPFIYNLSSIAIYSYLPAFKQYGHEAKVVHFLGKMKPWNYSYDAESREVKGHSLSPDLLHLHPDYLVMWWELYCKSVLPVLKQAYGDIPCNTDCTEDKVCGDVKEVAALAPVPPRQISSEERKQRWEAGQADYMGDDSFVHIERKLDSFLK; this is encoded by the exons ATGGCGG accaaGCATTTGTGACTTTGGCCACCAATGATAACTATGCCAAAGGAGCGATGGTTCTTGGTCAGTCATTACGCAACCATACGACAACTGAGAAACTGGTCGCCCTTATTGGACCACGTGTTACAGAACCATACAG GACTACTTTGAACTCCATCTTCGATGAGGTGTGTTTGGTGGACATTATGGACTCCAAGGACACTGCCCACCTGGCCATGATGAAGCGTCCAGATCTGGGGATAACATTCACCAAGTTGCACTGCTGGACTCTCACACATTACAGCAAGTGTGTGTTCATGGATGCAGACACACTG GTGCTGTCAAACATAGATGAGTTGTTTGAGAGGGAGGAGCTATCTGCAGCGCCGGATCCTGGTTGGCCAGATTGTTTCAACTCTGGCGTTTTCGTGTTCAGACCATCCAATGAGACACACGAGAAGCTTGTCAAATTCTGCAGTGAGAAGGGCAGCTTTGATG GTGGGGACCAGGGAGTTCTTAACAGTTTCTTTAACACTTGGGCGACGGCAGACATTTCCAAACACCTCCCCTTCATCTACAATCTCAGTAGTATCGCTATCTACTCCTACCTACCAGCCTTCAAACA GTATGGCCATGAGGCAAAGGTGGTCCACTTCCTTGGCAAGATGAAGCCCTGGAACTATTCCTATGATGCGGAAAGcagggaggtcaaaggtcattccCTTTCCCCAGACCTACTCCACCTGCACCCTGACTACCTGGTCATGTGGTGGGAGCTCTACTGCAAGTCTGTGCTACCTGTGTTGAAGCAGGCCTACGGAGATATACCCTGCAACACCGACTGCACAGAG GATAAGGTCTGTGGAGATGTGAAGGAGGTAGCAGCCCTGGCCCCAGTCCCTCCCCGGCAAATTTCGTCCGAGGAGAGGAAGCAGCGCTGGGAGGCAGGTCAGGCCGACTACATGGGTGACGACTCCTTCGTCCACATTGAACGCAAACTTGACTCCTTCCTGAAGTAA